From a region of the Triticum aestivum cultivar Chinese Spring chromosome 7D, IWGSC CS RefSeq v2.1, whole genome shotgun sequence genome:
- the LOC123169254 gene encoding uncharacterized protein, with product MRRLSSTSRPLLSSMASAPPRHCWPPRALARRALPLMVAHSLAAPHVSRLFPHGSRGMASTSGFKGGESAKPDARSLISSTKDQPAISQGMKDVETIGTTLEVTDATAGKHDAFAKTVDISGCEENGRSSTNKDTKRASVASDGQEDDVLSMGMLPKSTHRDRSLYRPNHSWKRDYNVADRNETRLAEPTDCDIRNGKCIRHIPNRVLQILSLKLAKLTVDPGPVELYGYIAVRDYMDTLLNYVVNISRDDPITVKQGSLIDMAGPKRGMNMLSTILVEFDMRIKVGKEERDDCQLIKVGKDQGGHAWA from the exons ATGCGCCGCCTCTCCTCCACCTCGCGACCTCTCCTCTCGTCCATGGCCTCTGCTCCGCCTCGCCATTGCTGGCCGCCACGAGCGCTTGCACGACGAGCTTTGCCGCTCATGGTGGCTCACAGTCTAGCCGCCCCTCATGTTTCCAG ATTATTTCCTCATGGATCTCGGGGCATGGCCAGCACCAGCGGATTCAAAGGCGGCGAATCTGCTAAACCAGACGCGCGATCGCTCATCTCTTCTACCAAGGATCAGCCTGCCATCAGCCAAGGCATGAAAGACGTGGAGACGATTGGCACAACCTTGGAGGTTACAGATGCTACAGCCGGCAAACACGACGCATTTGCGAAAACTGTGGACATCTCTGGTTGTGAGGAAAACGGAAGGAGTTCAACCAACAAGGATACAAAGAGGGCATCGGTAGCAAGCGATGGCCAAGAAGATGATGTACTCTCCATGGGAATGTTGCCAAAAAGCACACACCGTGATCGTTCGCTATACAGACCTAATCATTCGTGGAAAAGGGACTATAATGTTGCGGACCGTAATGAGA CTCGGCTAGCAGAACCCACAGATTGTGACATCCGCAACGGAAAATGCATTCGGCATATACCTAATCGCGTATTACAAATTTTGTCATTAAAGTTGGCTAAACTTACTGTGGATCCTGGCCCAGTAGAGTTGTATGGATACATAGCAGTGCGGGATTATATGGATACATTGCTTAATTATGTTGTCAATATAAGCAGGGATGATCCCATCACCGTGAAGCAG GGCTCTCTCATCGACATGGCTGGCCCTAAGCGAGGGATGAATATGCTTTCCACTATTCTAGTGGAATTTGACATGAGGATCAAGGTAGGCAAGGAAGAAAGGGATGACTGCCAGCTGATCAAGGTAGGCAAGGATCAAGGCGGGCACGCATGGGCTTGA
- the LOC123168561 gene encoding uncharacterized protein: MLAPDPAARRVSRFPPEFRSMASTGGFKADESGEPGKGLPISSANDHSAISQGMENGGTTLEVIDVVAGKHDALGKLGDIYGCEATRSTTKDRKRADKKGRVIPMEILPESRHRDRSLFRGAQCWKVEYHVADRNETRLADPTDCVIRNGKCTRHEPNRVLQFFSVKLAELTVGVGSVELYGYIVVRDGLDPLLNYVVNISRDDPIIVEQGSLVNMVGPKRGIDMYSTILLEYDMRIKAGKVEDDDHQLIDGVSALSDLQGTWNRAFRKRIHGDCGTVDLVLARIHDAVLANVEVVISEVQNSFNLRLRCFIGGYKKEIRLFDGAIGESRGLKRSVVAVVDGSTMDLKFEVASEPSCSAEHRCSFTADTHGLATREIKTEFGLISVKVAWSSLLSN, encoded by the exons ATGCTGGCCCCCGATCCAGCTGCCCGTCGTGTTTCCCG ATTTCCTCCTGAATTTCGGAGCATGGCCAGCACCGGTGGATTCAAAGCTGACGAGTCTGGTGAGCCAGGCAAGGGATTGCCCATCTCTTCTGCCAACGATCACTCTGCCATCAGCCAAGGCATGGAAAACGGTGGCACAACCTTGGAGGTTATAGATGTTGTAGCTGGCAAACATGATGCATTGGGAAAACTTGGGGACATCTATGGTTGTGAAGCAACTAGGAGCACAACCAAGGATAGAAAGAGGGCTGACAAAAAAGGTCGTGTGATTCCCATGGAAATACTTCCAGAAAGCAGACACCGTGATCGTTCTTTGTTCAGGGGCGCTCAGTGCTGGAAAGTGGAGTATCATGTTGCCGACCGTAATGAGA CTCGGTTGGCAGATCCGACAGATTGTGTCATCCGCAATGGAAAATGCACGCGGCATGAACCCAATCGTGTGTTACAATTTTTCTCAGTAAAGCTGGCTGAACTTACTGTGGGTGTTGGCTCAGTAGAGTTGTATGGATACATAGTAGTGCGGGATGGTCTGGATCCATTGCTTAATTACGTTGTCAATATAAGCAGGGACGATCCCATCATCGTGGAGCAG GGTTCTCTCGTCAACATGGTTGGCCCTAAGCGAGGGATAGATATGTATTCCACTATTCTACTGGAATATGACATGAGGATCAAGGCAGGCAAAGTAGAAGATGATGATCACCAGCTGATTGATGGTGTATCAGCACTAAGCGACCTGCAGGGCACATGGAATCGTGCATTCAGAAAACGCATCCATGGCGATTGCGGCACGGTTGACTTAGTTTTAGCACGTATCCATGATGCGGTCCTGGCGAATGTGGAAGTTGTCATATCAGAGGTGCAGAACAGTTTCAATCTGCGTCTCCGGTGTTTCATTGGTGGTTATAAAAAGGAAATCCGGCTTTTCGATGGCGCCATTGGCGAGTCACGTGGCTTAAAGAGGTCTGTGGTTGCTGTGGTGGATGGTTCCACTATGGATTTGAAGTTCGAGGTTGCCTCGGAGCCATCCTGCTCAGCGGAGCACCGTTGTTCCTTCACGGCGGACACGCATGGGCTTGCTACTCGAGAGATAAAGACTGAGTTTGGGTTGATCTCAGTGAAGGTGGCTTGGTCGAGTCTGCTTTCTAACTAG